A window of the Anoplopoma fimbria isolate UVic2021 breed Golden Eagle Sablefish chromosome 17, Afim_UVic_2022, whole genome shotgun sequence genome harbors these coding sequences:
- the eogt gene encoding EGF domain-specific O-linked N-acetylglucosamine transferase isoform X1 has protein sequence MLLLVALGIISSFTVLTTEKVGNVNRKPPAPLLNYSRISLPPEHVPYFLYNNKRVAKQCRLDPLCPFKDALQDLSACWGYEKNCDPGKRFSYPVCTKADSGWARSLEAAQELFWKQADFGYVKERLSELKTLCKASKPGDSSLRCSSHTRFCKATNLYLDLRKPRRSHERYKEDFIQTGEIGGCCRLNKGSLAAEGEHKSPLQSWYAELQAYTELDFHPIQDGHCDVVIEKPSVFMKLDAGVNMYHHFCDFVNLYISQHINNSFSSDINIIMWDTSFYGYGDLFSETWRAFSEDDIIHLKTYDSKRVCFKDAFFSLLPRMRYGLFYNTPLISDCYSEGMFRAFSQHVLHRLNIPRDGPKEGRVRVTLLARSTEYRRILNQVELVNALKTVPLLEVNVVDYKYKDVPFLVQLKITSNSDIFIGMHGAGLTHLLFLPDWAVIFELYNCQDESCYRDLARLRGIRYVTWQKIDKVHPQDKGHHPTLGDHPKFTNYSFDVGEFMRLVLEAADYVTHHPKWQRRTLHDEL, from the exons ATGCTGCTCTTGGTAGCGCTGGGCATCATTTCTTCTTTCACTGTGCTCACCACTGAGAAGGTTGGGAACGTCAACCGCAAACCACCAGCACCGCTGCTCAACTACAGCAGGATCTCCCTGCCGCCAGAGCACGTCCCCTACTTCCTCTACAACAACAAGAGGGTCGCAAAGCAATGCCGCCTGGACCCGCTCTGCCCTTTTAAA GATGCACTGCAGGATCTGTCGGCATGTTGGGGCTACGAGAAGAACTGTGATCCAGGGAAGCGCTTTAGCTATCCAGTCTGTACAAAAGCTGACTCTGGATG GGCCCGTTCTTTGGAGGCAGCCCAGGAGCTCTTCTGGAAGCAGGCTGATTTTGGCTACGTTAAGGAGCGCCTCTCTGAGCTCAAAACACTCTGCAAGGCCAGCAAACCA GGGGACTCATCATTAAGATGTAGTAGCCACACTCGCTTCTGTAAGGCTACTAACCTTTACCTGGACCTCCGAAAGCCGCGCAGAAGTCATGAGAG ATACAAGGAGGACTTCATTCAGACGGGTGAGATTGGTGGTTGTTGCAGACTGAACAAGGGATCACTTGCTGCCGAGGGAGAGCACAAGAGCCCCTTGCAATCTTG GTATGCTGAGCTGCAGGCATACACAGAGCTGGACTTTCATCCTATACAGGATGGACACTGTGATGTTGTCATTGAAAAGCCCTCTGTTTTCATGAAACTGGATGCTG GGGTGAATATGTACCACCATTTCTGTGACTTTGTCAACCTCTACATTTCCCAGCACATAAacaactccttcagctcagataTCAACATCATCATGTGGGACACG AGTTTTTATGGTTATGGGGATCTGTTCAGTGAAACATGGAGGGCCTTCTCAGAAGATGACATCATACACTTGAAGACCTATGACTCGAAAAGA GTGTGTTTTAAAGATGccttcttctccctcctgcCGAGAATGAGATACGGCCTCTTTTACAACACGCCTCTT ATCTCAGACTGCTACAGTGAAGGGATGTTTAGGGCGTTCTCCCAGCATGTCCTTCATCGACTGAACATCCCGCGAGACGGGCCAAAG GAGGGGCGTGTTCGTGTCACCCTGCTGGCACGCAGCACAGAATACAGAAGGATATTAAACCAAGTGGAG CTGGTAAATGCCCTCAAGACGGTGCCTTTACTGGAGGTCAACGTGGTGGACTACAAATACAA GGATGTTCCCTTCTTGGTGCAGTTGAAGATCACCAGCAACTCTGACATCTTTATAGGGATGCACGGGGCGGGTCTCacacacctcctcttcctccctgacTGGGCTGTCATCTTTGAGCT ATATAATTGTCAGGATGAGAGCTGCTATCGAGATTTGGCTCGGCTGCGGGGCATTCGATACGTGACTTGGCAGAAAATTGACAAAGTGCACCCACAGGACAAG GGTCACCATCCAACCCTCGGGGACCATCCGAAGTTTACCAACTACTCCTTTGATGTAGGGGAGTTCATGCGCCTTGTGCTGGAGGCAGCTGATTACGTCACACACCATCCCAAATGGCAACGTCGTACCCTTCACGATGAACTCTAG
- the eogt gene encoding EGF domain-specific O-linked N-acetylglucosamine transferase isoform X2: MLLLVALGIISSFTVLTTEKVGNVNRKPPAPLLNYSRISLPPEHVPYFLYNNKRVAKQCRLDPLCPFKDALQDLSACWGYEKNCDPGKRFSYPVCTKADSGWARSLEAAQELFWKQADFGYVKERLSELKTLCKASKPGDSSLRCSSHTRFCKATNLYLDLRKPRRSHERYKEDFIQTGEIGGCCRLNKGSLAAEGEHKSPLQSWYAELQAYTELDFHPIQDGHCDVVIEKPSVFMKLDAGVNMYHHFCDFVNLYISQHINNSFSSDINIIMWDTSFYGYGDLFSETWRAFSEDDIIHLKTYDSKRVCFKDAFFSLLPRMRYGLFYNTPLISDCYSEGMFRAFSQHVLHRLNIPRDGPKEGRVRVTLLARSTEYRRILNQVELVNALKTVPLLEVNVVDYKYKDVPFLVQLKITSNSDIFIGMHGAGLTHLLFLPDWAVIFELYNCQDESCYRDLARLRGIRYVTWQKIDKVHPQDKVGETPIPAISCQAPSWSPSNPRGPSEVYQLLL; the protein is encoded by the exons ATGCTGCTCTTGGTAGCGCTGGGCATCATTTCTTCTTTCACTGTGCTCACCACTGAGAAGGTTGGGAACGTCAACCGCAAACCACCAGCACCGCTGCTCAACTACAGCAGGATCTCCCTGCCGCCAGAGCACGTCCCCTACTTCCTCTACAACAACAAGAGGGTCGCAAAGCAATGCCGCCTGGACCCGCTCTGCCCTTTTAAA GATGCACTGCAGGATCTGTCGGCATGTTGGGGCTACGAGAAGAACTGTGATCCAGGGAAGCGCTTTAGCTATCCAGTCTGTACAAAAGCTGACTCTGGATG GGCCCGTTCTTTGGAGGCAGCCCAGGAGCTCTTCTGGAAGCAGGCTGATTTTGGCTACGTTAAGGAGCGCCTCTCTGAGCTCAAAACACTCTGCAAGGCCAGCAAACCA GGGGACTCATCATTAAGATGTAGTAGCCACACTCGCTTCTGTAAGGCTACTAACCTTTACCTGGACCTCCGAAAGCCGCGCAGAAGTCATGAGAG ATACAAGGAGGACTTCATTCAGACGGGTGAGATTGGTGGTTGTTGCAGACTGAACAAGGGATCACTTGCTGCCGAGGGAGAGCACAAGAGCCCCTTGCAATCTTG GTATGCTGAGCTGCAGGCATACACAGAGCTGGACTTTCATCCTATACAGGATGGACACTGTGATGTTGTCATTGAAAAGCCCTCTGTTTTCATGAAACTGGATGCTG GGGTGAATATGTACCACCATTTCTGTGACTTTGTCAACCTCTACATTTCCCAGCACATAAacaactccttcagctcagataTCAACATCATCATGTGGGACACG AGTTTTTATGGTTATGGGGATCTGTTCAGTGAAACATGGAGGGCCTTCTCAGAAGATGACATCATACACTTGAAGACCTATGACTCGAAAAGA GTGTGTTTTAAAGATGccttcttctccctcctgcCGAGAATGAGATACGGCCTCTTTTACAACACGCCTCTT ATCTCAGACTGCTACAGTGAAGGGATGTTTAGGGCGTTCTCCCAGCATGTCCTTCATCGACTGAACATCCCGCGAGACGGGCCAAAG GAGGGGCGTGTTCGTGTCACCCTGCTGGCACGCAGCACAGAATACAGAAGGATATTAAACCAAGTGGAG CTGGTAAATGCCCTCAAGACGGTGCCTTTACTGGAGGTCAACGTGGTGGACTACAAATACAA GGATGTTCCCTTCTTGGTGCAGTTGAAGATCACCAGCAACTCTGACATCTTTATAGGGATGCACGGGGCGGGTCTCacacacctcctcttcctccctgacTGGGCTGTCATCTTTGAGCT ATATAATTGTCAGGATGAGAGCTGCTATCGAGATTTGGCTCGGCTGCGGGGCATTCGATACGTGACTTGGCAGAAAATTGACAAAGTGCACCCACAGGACAAGGTAGGGGAAACTCCCATACCAGCCATTAGCTGCCAGGCACCTTCGT GGTCACCATCCAACCCTCGGGGACCATCCGAAGTTTACCAACTACTCCTTTGA